The Lolium rigidum isolate FL_2022 chromosome 1, APGP_CSIRO_Lrig_0.1, whole genome shotgun sequence region GACAGAAGACAAGAGGGAACTCTCATCAGCCGGAGCGGGACGCGAAAGGAGACACTCTCGGCTTGGAGGAGGAGATCACCAGGTCACGAAGAACACCGCGTACGCAGCTCTCAGCTCATCCAAACAAACTCCATCCACGGCCCAAACCAATCTACAATTCGCCATCCATCACACTCAGCCCAAAAACACCATCCACATGCACGCACCGATCAGGGGCAACGAAGAAGCGATGGACATGAAACTGGAGTCTTCAAATGGTGAGAATCGCGGTTAAATATTTCTCCTTCCTttatctctctctttctctccaagACATGCACACGTGCATACGGCTGCACAGTGACGGCTGCACCGTGACGCTCGGAGCTGGcgtccgatgacgacgacgccgggGCTGTCGGCGTACAGCCTGGCGCCATCCGCCACGGTGAGGACGACGATGTCAAGGCTGCTAGCGCGCACATCCGGACTCCGTCTTCAACTCTATGTCGCGCCACCAACGATGACGTCGGGCTGCCCAGCGTACAGCCCAGCGCCATCCGCCACGACAAGGACAACGACGTCAAAGTTGTCGGCGTGCACATCCGGGCTCCATCTTCAACTCTACACCATGccagcgacgacgacgtccgcgacgtGACTATCGCCATGCAGGGCAGCGCCATCTCCACCACACCTATGGGGCGCGACGACAACGTCCGCGtcggggctgccggcgtgcagcgcgatgCCATCTTCAACTCTACACCATGCCACCGACGACGACGTCGGGCTGCCGGCGTACAGCCCCGCACCATCCGCCAtggcgaggacgacgccgaccTTGATGAGGCTACCAGTGTGCAGCGCGGCGTCATCTCCATGGCGCCCACGAGCCGTGACgacgacgaggctgccggcgtgtagcgcggcgccatctccaccacccgcGAGGCGCGATGATGACGAGTTCGTGCCAAGGCTGCAGGCGTGCAGCGCtgtgccatctccaccacccgcgaggcgcgccgacgacgacgagtccGCACCGAAGCTGCCGACGTGCAGCGtggcgccatctccaccacccgcGAGGAGCGCCGACGATGACAAGTCCGCACCGAGGTTGCCGGCGTGCAGCGTGGCACCATCTTCACCACACTACGAGACGTTGCAATGACATCCTTGGCGAGGCTGCTGGCGTGCAGCTCGGCGACGACTTCCGTGTAGGGGCTGCCGGCGTGTAGCCTGGTGTCATCTCCAACTCCACAAGCGACGTCAAAGGAAACGACATCATGGCGGCGGGGCTGCAGCCACGTAGCGcggtgccatctccaccacccgcgaggcgcgccgacgacgacgagtccGCACCGAAGATGCCGGCGTGCAGCGtggcgccatctccaccacccgcGAGGAGCACCGACGATGACGAGTCCGCACCGAGGTTGCTAGCGTGCAGCGTGGCACCATCTTCACCACACCACGAGACATTGCGATGACGTCCTTGGCGAGTCTGCTGGCGTGCAGCTCGGCGACGACTTCCGTGTAGGGGCTGCCGGCGTGTAGCCTGGTGTCATCTCCAACTCCACAAGCGACGTCAAAGGAAACGACATCATGGCGGCGGGGCTGCAGCCACGTTGCCCAGTGACATCTTCACCGCCCGCGAGACGCGGCGATGACGTCCCTGACGAGGCGGCCGGCGTGCAGCGtggcgccatctccaccacctatGGGACGTGATAACGACGTCCGTTCCAAGGCCGCCGTCGTGCAGCAcggcgccatcttcatcaccgatgaGGCGCGACGACAACAAGTCTGTGCCACGGCTGCCggtgtgcagcgcggcgccatctccatcATACCACAAGGCGCGACGATGACGAGTCTGTGCCCAGCATGTCGGCATGCAGCTTGGCATCATCTCCACTACCAAGATGGCGCCAAAAGGATGGCGCGGCGTGATGAGCTGCCAGCTTGCAGCTCTTTACCTTCTTCACCATGGTGAAACAGGCCAAGGACATGGGCACGGACGTTTTTGCCGCTCGAATCCTGACCACCACATCTACACATAAAGCTATGCATGTTAGTATTAGTATGTACGCGCATGGTAGGTTATATACATTCGCCATGTATGGTACGTACTAGCTAGCTAGTTGTGGCCGGCCAAGCCATGGTCATGTGCCACAACATTCACCTATCTGGAAGCCATCGGAAACGAGCCAAGAACTAACGTTCACACTGTTGGCCACACGGGCCACACGGCGATGGCCCTCGACAGGCAGGTGCTCTCTCTAAGGGCGACGATGCTTTCGGCACGCCATCGACTCCCCTCCCTCGGCGGCCGTACCTTCCGACACGCGATGGTTCCTTCGGCGCGCCATCGACTCCACTTCCCTGCGAGCCCGTGAGACGGTGTCCTTGACTACGCCGACAGCCATAAACTTGGCGTCAGGCTAAGGACAAGGCGCCGACCACATCGGCTACACCGACTTACGTTCGAGCGTTGGTTTTCACACCGATGCTGGTCTCCTCCATCATTTTTACTCCCGTGAGGCATACCCCTTGCACATCCCGACGAGGCTGCTGGTCGTCGAGAAGTCCCAGCTGAGCGGACCCATGCTACTTCCACTCCAACTACATCAACACCGTCAAGACCGACGAGGCGCGACGGCGAGGGAGGGCTTGGCCGGAGCAAAGGCCATGCTACATgcggcgcgtgtaccgacgaggaCACGGGCTCTGCCGCCGCCCACACACACCACCATCACATCATGCATGGAGAACGCGaagcgaagacgacgaagacgaccacaaggcttaatcggaggtgtctcgcggcgtaacccgcgggagtaattaaccgggtgCCTTCCGAGGCCCCGGGACCAGGAGATCGCAATCGCCATAGTCAGGCTGGCCGCGCGAGCAGGGCACAGAGCGCTTTGTATTTGGGAACTTGTACTTTGTTTCTCCAAGAGAGATTAATGAAATGCATGCTTCCCTATCTTTTTCTCGTGTACTAcggtacactggcacgcccgcacttCTTTTATTTTACCCCGGTGCATGAGAGAAACACGCTACCATCCTTCCCCTCAACGTAGCGTATCTGTCTTTCCCAGAAgtttttctcgtgtcaaacagGGAATAAAATCACATGTTTTGCAAAGACTGTTATAGTCAAAGGTCTCAAAGCAAGTAATGTGGAACCATGGTTGTATATATTACATTGGATAGTCGCCTTAGTTCAtatgtttttctttattttctactATAGTTTTACGTTTTTGAGATACCCGTTTTGGCTGACATAATATGGTTATATCCATAGTAAGGGCCTCTAGGATTTCCACTTCAATCTTCCAATGTTTCCCACTTTGGCATTTTCGATAGTTGCAAATGTAATATCCAACGTGATCATGATGCTGAGATCACATGGTGGTGATAAAATCTTCCATGTAAGTAGAGGGAGGAGCAGTGATTTCGTGAAGTAGCTTTAGTTCATGTTTTGTTGCTTCCAACATGGGTGATAGTTGTCGCACAAGAGAAAAGAAGCATGATCAATCATAATAAAATCGAACATGTTTTATGTCAAATAGAAAGGATATCCTTAATTCAATATTCAAAAGTGCTTGCTTATTGTGATGGTTTCATATCACTATTGGTCAAATATTTGGTCTAACGCAATAGAATATACCACATGATTTGAAATGGAGAAACTAGAAAACTTTCGATGTGTGCCAAGTAAAAGGTGACACCTCGTAGAAAAAGAAACAATATCAATACGAGATGATTTTCTCACGGAGCCGCGCCCTATTAGTCATGATTTGTCTTGGTGCCTCATGTTTCATGTTGGGGCCCTCGCTGGATCTGTTTTATCTCATATCGGATATGATTTATCTCTAAATATAAATGAAATCTTGTAGATTCTTGTTGGAGATTAATTGAAATTTGGTTGGAAAATAATTGAAATAATCTAAATATGAGTAAAATCTATGTATAATATTTTGAAATAACAAAGATTTTATTACGGTgtcatttatttaaaatatatCTTGAACATATGCCATGTGGATATGAAAAAAGTTACTATATGAGTATATGACCACATGAATCTTTCACCAGTAGGGCGCGGCTGCATGGAGATTGTGTTTTCGACTTTTCGTCATTATTATTTTCGAATCCACGAGAGACGGAGAGGGCGTTGGAACTTGGAAGGCCCCCGATTCGGCTGAGTCTACCTTCTTCCACGAGCTAGAAGGCGGAGATTTCTGATCGACAAGAAGATCCAGATCACTGTCGGCAAGAAAACCTAACCGAAGGTGCATCTCCATTTCCCCACGGGCCGCCGCGCTTGCGGGCCAGGGCAGGGGGCCCGGGCTTTGGCCCAATCCGTCTCAAGATATGGCATGTCCGGCAGCCACGGGGGATGTCGGTTGCAGCTCCTGTTCCTCGTGAGGTGGTGCTTGTCTTCTTCAGTCTcgcagcatgaagagtttggacgccggggcggcggccctggaaggtgggagtcatgttggttggcgggcgagccaatGACTCTGGTGGTGGCTGGTGACCACGGCCGTGAGGGCGGGTGGTGTTCGGTGAGTTGAGTGTTGTGGGGTGTAGTTGGCGGTGACATTGCCAAAGGAAAAGCCTTGCCCCTTGGACCACCGTGGCGACATCCGCGGACGGCGTTCCCTTGCTGAAGGCACCGTGAGGCTAATCTCTGTCCACCTActtcctccgggtgaaaacccaagatcatcggatcgggcggtggcagcACTCCGGTGttgtgctcttcttgaagacaccatcTTGGAGCCCACATCACGAAGCTCTCTGAtggttgtgacggaggtgatttttcggcgatcttcggcaaggcttggtCTGTGCCCTTctcttgtcgagcttccttggtgTTGTTGTTCGGTCTGTGAGCAACGTGGGttggtccccggtggtggtcAGCCTCCGGTGGTGGTCAGCCTCCGGTGGTGTTTCTGCGACGGAGGGGTTCTGTCGACGGCACGCGtgaaaaatggctcgctctcgagtgagTTCGGCCCGACACTGTAGCTTCCAGATCTGCTCTGAGTCCTCGTAGGCGTTTTGGTAGAACCTGTTGATCGCACTTCCGGTTGTAGCTTCtttggtagttcgtgtgggtaTATGATTTCGATCTGTTGGCTTTTACATCGTTTTCGTTGTTGGTGGTtttgttaatttaaagtcggATACTTGCAtgccttttattaaaaaaaaaaaaaaaaaaaaagaggccacGGCCGTCGTTTCTCCTCGATCTTCACAATACCCACCTGCGCAGCAGCTGCTTGTCGAAATGGTCACTCCTGCTGCTTTTCTTGCCCCGTCCTGCCAGGTACAGATCCATGTCGTCGTCGGCCACGCCACCCCAGCGCTGCCTCTGCTCCCCATCGCGACGCTGTACGGAGCGTCCGGCTACCTCCGCTGGAAGGAGTCGGTGCTGCTCCGCGCGCCTCCGCACCCTCGGCATGGCGTACGTTCTGTTCGAGGAACCTCCGACCGGTGACACGATGAAGACGGCTGATAAGTGGGGACGCGATGACGAGCTGTGCCGCGTCTACATCCTCGCCATGCTCTCGGACCGCCTCCTCCCGGTCTGCGCTCACCACTCCACCGCCAGGGCCGTGTGGCGCGCTGTGAGCTGTCGCGTGCACCTACGACCTGCACATGATGTTCCTGTTAAAGGACAAGTTCTCCGAGTTCCAGTTCGTGGAGGGCGAGCCCTTTCTGGAACAGCTCGCGCTCCTGCATGCAGGCATTGACCGCCAGCGCCTAAATTGAAGAGCCTCTCCTGTTTGACATGGTGAAGCAAAAGCTCCCGCCTGTCATGTCGGAGGTTGTCAGTCTAGCCTTCCCTCATCCTCCTCAAGTCCTCAACACATCGGCAACATCTGGGAGACAGGCAGAAGAACCATGCTACAAATGTGGCGAGCCTGGATACATTGCCAGGGAATGCAGGGCGTGAGATGGTTTACGTATTCTCCTCTCGCAGAACAAACTATATTTTTGATGCTGAAACTAGAAGGATACACAGCGACGATGCCTATGTTTTTTTCCTCGCTGATGCATTCAGTCCACTAGAAAACTTGCCATGGTTAATTTAGACTGTAAACTGAATTTCGTTTTCTGAGTGCTCACTGCTCAGTTACGTTAATGGCTAGTACTTGAGATGGCGTAGTGGCTCGTGCTAAATTCCAGTCATGTTAACAATGCATACATTGTTATGAACTGGGCTTGTGCAGTTGTGCTCAATGCTCAGGAACACGCTCCGATACAGATCGCATGACTCATTGCACAACACATGATCAGCTACTGCTACCGCTCAATTCGCTTAGAATTGCCTCTCGTTTGTCCCCATGCCTTACTTTCAACCTCTGATCTGCCCACTGATCCTTCCATCACCGCAGGAAGAGAACTATTTTGTGTGTAGTCAGTTGGATACAAGAAcaaacttttcctcaacgagTATATCGGGTTCCGAAACATAACAACATCAAACGTATACTTTGTGAATCCATACCAAGACTATTGACTCTGAAGAAAACAGGTCAGATGTTCCGGAAGCAAGACTACAAAGAAGATCACGTGGAGGCTTTGGTCATTGCATCGTGGGTGGTCTCTGGAAAGTGGCTACGTGCCAACAGACACATCAACGACAAGCTGTTTGTTCTTGCTGATGACCTCATAGGGTATCCTAGCCTTGCAACCTCGTGGAGCATTGTGTGTGCAGTGCTAGGTGTACATGACGGCCATGCCCATCGGAAGGTGCCGATCATCAATGCATATTGTCTGCAGGTGGTGCCTCCTGGATACAGTCGTCTCCACTCCTTTGCCAACCATAGGGCATTCTTCCTcctccctccgactctgcccgtgtgtgtgtgtgtgtcggtTTCACCACGTAGAGAGACTAAGAAAAAGGGCCAAAGGAACCAAAGTCAGTTTAAAGGCCAAAATCAGTTTATAGTTCATATGAAAGTTTAGCAACAAACCTGTACTAAACGAAGTCACACCTCAAACTTTTGAGGGGTTTCTATCCCTCAGCCGCGCCTGTGCTTCTGCAATCTCTTTCTTCAGAGAGTCGATTTTTTTCTGCAGCACAACATTTTCGGTTTCTCGGGCAGCAGATGCCTCTTCAATCATTTCCCTCGTTCCAACTTCCCGTCTTGGCAGGTAAGCTCCTTTGTTCCTATTTGTTCCAGTTGCATCTCCGTCCTTCGCGTCTTTCACCCGCCCAAATGGTTTGAGGTAGTAAAGTGTATTTGTTGAAACTACTCTCCTGGGAAGTTCAGGATTTGCATCGACAAGATTCCCAGAAGACATCTTATTGTTTCCTACAGAATTTTAAAAAATAGATGTGAGGAAGGCTTCATTAGCAATAGATTGTTGTGACCTCTGATTTTCCTTTCGTCTGGATTAAAGCATGGAACTGCCGCTTCATGAACTCTCATACCTGTGCTCTTCCTATTAACCAAAGTtttaaatagcgcgctatagcatcGTTATAGCGGATTCACAACACTCCCGCTAAAGATATGACCTTTTAACGCTAAATAGAATCTCCAGCCAATAGCTCGCTAAATCGCGCTATACCGCTAAATACAGCTAAAATATAGCGCTATTTCTCCAGCTAAACCCAAATatttccatatttgaatttgaaagatAACCTGGGTACGTAATATGTATTTATGCACTACTTTTATTACTACAATCATCAttattgtttagtacaagtttgtatcATTGAGTTTCTTGTCATATTTATAAATGATATGAAtatgtcatgcccaatttttctaggAGTTTTCTTGTTTGGTAAAAAATGCTAAATGGCTTAGCTTCAATACCTTCGCTAGTATTCTTAGCGTCTGGAAATAGTAGCCGCTAAGACGCATAGCCCGCGATTTTAAACTTTGTTATTAACTACTGCGCAATCTTCCAAAAGGGGCGATGATTGTTTGTTTGAGGCTGATGcatctttattttctttttcattaCCTTCAATTGGTGTTGCACCCACCTCATGTTCCTCGCCCACTAATTCATCAGACTCGCCATCACTGATCACCAGAATGTCTTCAATATTTGACTGCAGAGGGGCTGCAGACCCACTGGCTTTGCCGCTAGTTGTGCTTAGTGCTCCCTTGGGCAGTTCAGGATTTGCATCAACCGGATTGCTAGAAGGCATCTTATTGTTTCCTAAAAAATGAAGGTAAAAAAAAAGTGAGGACTGAGGAACGCTACATTAGCAATAGCTTATTGTGATCTCTGATTTTCCTTCTTTCTGGATTTAGGTATggaactgccacttcatgaattcTCATACCTGAGCTCTTCCTATTGACAACTGCACAATCTTCCAAATGGAGCCCTGATTGTTTGTTTGGGTCTGATGCATCTTTGTTTGCTTCTACATTACCTTCAATCTCCATTGCACTCAATTCATGTTCCTTGACCACTAATTCATCAGACTCGTCATCACTGATCACCATAATGTCTGCAAGACTTGACTGCTCATGGGCTACAGCTGCAGATCTAGTGTCTTTGCTGCTGGTTGTGCTTACTGCTCCCTTgacaaggtgatgatgggctACTTCACCATGTTCTGTGCTGCTATTCTGTTTAATGATAAGGCCGGGAGGTCCTTTACTAGTCTTATCATCATGCAGAACTTTTGTATTTTCTCCCCTTGGAATAACCAAAGCACGGAATTTTTTCAACTTTGCAGAATTAGCAACAGCAGTAGCACATGCCGACGAGTATGGCTCCCACCATTGTGCGTAGTCAATCGTCACACCCAGCATGTACTGTGGAACGATGAATGCAAATTTTCTAGGCTCCATCATGTATGTTCCCCAAGCAATCTCCCAATTTGAGTTAACACGGGCAACAGATCCAGGCACGTCCTGATCGAAGCCAAGCTGCCTTGCAACACGATGAGGATTGTACTGCTCAATGCAGCGCATGCCTACAAGCTCGCAAGCCCGCAGACACTGTGCAAAGGATTGCAGCTGTTTACTTCTTGCTATGTCCCGGCCATGAACCCAAGAGCAAGCCTTCTCAGGAGGCGGAGCAAAGCTGCTACTTCCATACGGCCTCCACTCGAACTCCCTTGGCGACATGAACACTGCGTGAAGATACATGGGGTCAATCTCCTTGTTAACTTCATGCCACCGGGCAGCCCATGGCTGGCTACGAGCAGTGATCGCCATCTCAGGGCGAAGCTCGGGGAACCTTGCCCAGACCCAGAGCTGGAGGATGTGTAGCGGCGCCCACGCCACGAACGGCTGGTATCTCTTGGCCAAATTCATGTAGCGGTTCAGCGCGGAGAGGTCGCTGTATATACTGGCGAGAGCAGCGGGCGCTAGCGCCACGCACTCGCCGCGCGCCAGCATGGCAGCGACGGGGAGCACGTCCGCCCGGATCACGTCGAACGGCGGCGCCGGCAGCACGAAGAGCGACAGCCACATGGCGAGGAATGCCCCGTGCTCGAGCAGCCTGGCCGCTTCACCGTCGCGGGCGGCGGGGCCCTCCCCCGACGGAGGCTCCAGGAAGCGCATCGCCCAGGCGGGGTGGTCAGGTTTCCGGCTCTTGCTCCGGTAGAGCGCGGAACGGACGGCCTGGAGCGCCTCCACGTCCCCGCGAGGCGCGTCCTCCAGCGGCGCGCGCACAGCCCGGCCGAGCAACGGCAGCCCCCCGAGCACGGCGACGTCCTCCAGCGTCACCGTCGCCTCGCCCCACGGGAACAGAAACGTGTTTGTCTCGGCGGACCAGATCGAGGCGAGCTGGAGCATGGCGCCATGGTCGCGCCGCACCCGGCAGGTGGTCGCGAGGATGGCGTCCAGGATCCCAACCGTCCGCCACCGGCGCTCGTAGAGCGGGCGGAGTTTGTCCACCCACCGCCTCCACAGGATTGGGGATTCCGCCCAGCCCTTGAATTCGACCTGGAGACCGTCGGCGGGAAGAGGGCCGGAGTTACGGGGTGGAGAAGGTAGGGCGGGGCGATGTGCGTCGCCCGCACGGGGGTGGAGGAAGTGGGCCAGTCGAACGGTGGGACATGAAGGATGGACGCCGCTAGAGATGACGGGGGCAGAGGATTCATGGACAAGGAGCTGCTCCTGCTCGCCGCCGGCCATGGCGGTGGTGCGGCTTGTTGGGGTTCTGGGCTTTGACTGGCAGGTGTGCATTCATCTCGCCATTGATTAGATTAATGTGTGGTTTTCGAAGCGTCACCGCTAAGACTTCCAATTATgcaacactttttttttttgatagtgTGACTTTTGTACGACGAAACTGTGGCTAACTTTGTCATGCATGGTCAATGTGATCTTGTACCAAATCGTAACTACGGATGCGTATGCTACGTACATACTATCTCCTTTTATATGTACAAGGTGCACACGTTTTTCAAGACAAATTTTGATCGAAAAATTGAGCAACGAAATATTAATTATATTATAATTAGTATCATTGAATTcgtattaaaaaaaattaatgatactaattttataCCAACAATTTTTATACATCTGGAGTAACTTTTGATCAAAGATAAAACACCAAAAACTAGGACgccttattcattgaaatggaGGGAATAAGATTTTCTCCCATGTTGTAATCGAGTTTTTGCGATGTTAATGCTGGACTCATTTGTTCGATGCAtttacttttctgtttttttgctGAGACCAACAAAGATCTATTGCATATATTGTTTTTGCCACATGGGTATATTTGAAATGTTGCACTATATTCTCATAAAAACTGGTACATGCAAGAGTTTTTGTTGCGGCGTGCTGGATTTTCCTATTTAAGTGGATCAAACGGTTATGCGGCTGATATTTTCTCATTTCTGTCGGAAGATGCTTATCATAGCACAATATGACACGCTGCAACGCTGCAAAAAGTTGTACAAAGCAAACAAATGAAAGAATGGCTAAAAATGCGCCATCGGGAGGTGTCGTACGGCCATGAGCGTTGACGTCCTTTTTTCTGACGAATAGTGTGACAACACCAAGGACGAGATGTTGGGGCCACTCAAGAACACCAATGCTCCTCACCAACGGCGATGCAGAAAGGGACATGACGCAAGTGCCAAGGGCTGCGGGAGATCTTCTACACTGTCCTCTAAAAGTTCAGAGACGTTTGTTGTGTTTTCTGTTGTTTGGTCGTGCGGCGGCAGGACGAACgagattttttttcgagaatgcaCCTTGGAGGCCAGTACAACGCAAAAGAAGGCTACAACTCCACACATACACCACGATAGCCGACTGGCAAACGACACACTCTCTACAAACCTGATATTAAGCGACCCACCTTGCCCAACTGGAGCACATGAATCTAGGACCGCGCATCACGAACCAAGCAAGACACCACCGAAGCTCAGCTTCAACTCCAAGGCAACCGGGCCAACGTACTTCCCCTCATGCGCTTAGAGGAGACAACGAGAAGGATGCAGGGTCCCGATGGACTCACGGAAAATGCCGACCAAGATGCATCTGCCATGTCGTACATCGCGCCATGGAAAACCAAGCCCTAGGTAGTAGCCAACCGCCAGCGCTTCACCTTGCCACCAACCTCCAATTGTTGCATCGGTCTTTCCCCAAATGGCCTAGACGATATCTTCAAGAAAATGACGACACCATGgtgcctccgtctggtccgacggACCGAACAAAGGTTTCCCACGGCAACCGAGGGGAGGGAAGGTATGATGTAGGCCATGAacacgcctccaagaagaaaacaacGCCCTCATGCGTCGCCGTGGTCAGCAGGGATTTCTTCCCGGCCATACACTGTGACGCGGATGACGCCCGAGCCGTATTAGAAATGGTGCACAAGGATGAAAATTGACGGCTTTAGCCACCACTGTGGGGAGGAGAGGAACACCACCGTAGGAGAAGGGCATTGACCACCACTAGCATCACCACTGCCACCTCCGCCTAGGGAGCAGGAGGAGCTAACCGCCGTCTCACCACCTCTGCCTAGGGAGCAGGAGGAGTTGACCGtcatctcac contains the following coding sequences:
- the LOC124652498 gene encoding uncharacterized protein LOC124652498, translating into MHTCQSKPRTPTSRTTAMAGGEQEQLLVHESSAPVISSGVHPSCPTVRLAHFLHPRAGDAHRPALPSPPRNSGPLPADGLQVEFKGWAESPILWRRWVDKLRPLYERRWRTVGILDAILATTCRVRRDHGAMLQLASIWSAETNTFLFPWGEATVTLEDVAVLGGLPLLGRAVRAPLEDAPRGDVEALQAVRSALYRSKSRKPDHPAWAMRFLEPPSGEGPAARDGEAARLLEHGAFLAMWLSLFVLPAPPFDVIRADVLPVAAMLARGECVALAPAALASIYSDLSALNRYMNLAKRYQPFVAWAPLHILQLWVWARFPELRPEMAITARSQPWAARWHEVNKEIDPMYLHAVFMSPREFEWRPYGSSSFAPPPEKACSWVHGRDIARSKQLQSFAQCLRACELVGMRCIEQYNPHRVARQLGFDQDVPGSVARVNSNWEIAWGTYMMEPRKFAFIVPQYMLGVTIDYAQWWEPYSSACATAVANSAKLKKFRALVIPRGENTKVLHDDKTSKGPPGLIIKQNSSTEHGEVAHHHLVKGAVSTTSSKDTRSAAVAHEQSSLADIMVISDDESDELVVKEHELSAMEIEGNVESNIEDILVISDGESDELVGEEHEVGATPIEGNEKENKDASASNKQSSPLLEDCAVVNNKSTGNNKMSSGNLVDANPELPRRVVSTNTLYYLKPFGRVKDAKDGDATGTNRNKGAYLPRREVGTREMIEEASAARETENVVLQKKIDSLKKEIAEAQARLRDRNPSKV